In the Oncorhynchus gorbuscha isolate QuinsamMale2020 ecotype Even-year linkage group LG05, OgorEven_v1.0, whole genome shotgun sequence genome, one interval contains:
- the LOC124036582 gene encoding RING finger and transmembrane domain-containing protein 2-like, protein MQRRHSSNTDGMPSERSRSQTLGSESSLDEGGVFDCLKPDSPTSPQQLFSGLVGVGVPSGSGVPSANFQAAGLVLGTPPDVFIQMTASSREEGGPHRSECGPYLPRPPPHHHHNHHHFHQPLQHRTSGERHGNREEASEDPSTPAPALSELKPVVTWLQRGFPFILILLAKVCFQHKLGIAVCIGMASTFAFANSSFKHQVSLREERSVVVALWMIMFLSGNIVYLYYTFSAEELYNSLMFAKPNINSFDFFDLIWAVGITDFVLKYFTIGLKCFILFLPKILLAFKSRGKFYLVIEELSQLFRALVPIQLWYKYIMGEDPSTSYFLGAMLIISYSLCKSFDLCGRVSAIRKAMAILCSSQSYGVRASSQQCSEAGDVCAICQGDFRDPIVLLCQHVFCEECLCLWFDRERTCPLCRSAVIETLHCWKDGTTSAHVQIY, encoded by the exons ATGCagagaagacacagcagcaacacgGATGGCATGCCCTCTGAAAG gAGCCGTAGCCAAACCCTTGGATCAGAAAGCAGCCTGGACGAAGGAGGTGTGTTTGACTGCCTGAAACCCGACTCGCCCACCTCCCCCCAGCAGCTCTTCTCCGGCCTGGTTGGGGTCGGGGTTCCCTCGGGATCTGGTGTGCCCTCCGCAAACTTCCAGGCGGCTGGTCTTGTTCTGGGGACTCCTCCAGACGTCTTCATCCAGATGACTGCCTCCTCCAGGGAGGAAGGGGGGCCACACCGCTCTGAGTGTGGGCCCTACCTCCCCCGTCCGCCCCCGCACCatcatcacaaccaccaccacttcCACCAGCCACTACAGCACCGTACATCTGGAGAGAGGCATGGGAACAGGGAGGAGGCCTCGGAAGACCCCTCTACACCGGCTCCGGCCTTGTCGGAGCTgaagcctgtagtcacctggctaCAGAGGGGGTTCCCGTTCATCCTGATCCTCCTGGCTAAAGTGTGTTTTCAGCACAAGCTCG GTATTGCTGTCTGTATTGGGATGGCCAGCACGTTTGCCTTTGCCAATTCATCATTCAAGCACCAGGTGTCACTACGG GAGGAGAGGTCTGTGGTTGTAGCTCTCTGGATGATCATGTTCCTATCTGGAAACATAGTGTATCTCTACTACACATTCAGTGCTGAGGAGCTGTACAACAG tctGATGTTTGCAAAGCCCAACATAAACAGCTTTGACTTCTTTGATCTAATCTGGGCGGTGGGGATCACCGACTTTGTTCTCAAGTACTTTACAATTGGCCTGAAGTGCTTCATCCTGTTTCTACCCAAGATCCTCCTGGCCTTCAAATCCAGG GGTAAGTTCTACCTGGTGATAGAGGAGCTGAGTCAGTTGTTCAGGGCCTTAGTGCCCATCCAGCTGTGGTACAAGTACATCATGGGAGAGGACCcgtccaccagctacttcctagGAGCCATGCTCATTATCAGCTACAGCCTCTGCAAG TCGTTTGACCTCTGTGGACGAGTATCAGCCATACGCAAGGCCATGGCAATTCTCTGCAGTTCTCAG AGTTATGGTGTGAGAGCCAGCAGCCAACAGTGCAGTGAAGCCGGAGACGTGTGTGCTATTTGTCAGGGCGACTTCAGAGACCCCATCGTTCTTCTCTGTCAG CATGTGTTCTGTGAGGAGTGCCTGTGTCTGTGGTTCGACCGTGAGCGAACGTGCCCCCTGTGTCGATCTGCGGTCATAGAGACCCTGCACTGCTGGAAGGACGGCACCACCTCTGCCCACGTCCAGATCTACTAG
- the LOC124036583 gene encoding SREBP regulating gene protein produces the protein MVLRRLLRKRWVLGVVFGLSLIYFLTSTLKQEERTIRDRNLLEARDPDHRIPWKVRFNLGNSSRQITQCRNSIQGKTLLTDELGYVCDRNDLLVNGCCNVNAPSSRQYICKSCLANGCCNIYEHCVSCCLQPDKQPILESFLNRAADGFQNLFTAVEDHFELCLAKCRTSSQSVQHENTYRNPQAKYCYGESPPELLPI, from the exons ATGGTGCTAAGAAGGTTACTGAGAAAACGTTGGGTGCTAGGTGTGGTGTTTGGACTGTCTTTGATCTACTTCCTAACCAGCACCCTGAAACAG GAGGAGAGAACCATACGGGATCGCAACCTGTTGGAGGCCAGGGACCCAGATCACAGGATCCCATGGAAAGTCAGGTTCAACCTGGGCAACAGTAGCAGGCAGATCACTCAGTGCCGGAACTCCATTCAGGGCAAAACGCTGCTCACAGATGAACTGG GTTATGTGTGTGACAGAAACGATCTGCTGGTGAATGGTTGCTGTAATGTCAATGCCCCCAGCTCAAGACAGTACATTTGTAAAAGCTGTCTGGCCAACGGCTGCTGCAACATCTACGAGCACTGTGTGTCCTGCTGCCTCCAGCCTGATAAG CAACCTATTCTAGAGAGTTTCCTGAACAGAGCTGCAGATGGCTTCCAGAACCTATTCACAGCCGTGGAGGACCACTTTGAGCTGTGTTTAGCCAAGTGTCGGACTTCATCGCAG AGTGTCCAACATGAAAATACCTACAGAAATCCACAAGCAAAATACTGTTATGGAGAAAGTCCACCTGAACTCCTGCCTATATGA